A portion of the Marinobacter alexandrii genome contains these proteins:
- a CDS encoding prolipoprotein diacylglyceryl transferase: protein MNTLSYIIWTVDPSIFTIPGIDYSPRWYGVLFALGFLLSQQVFFRIFKTEGRPEKDVERITGYMVLATIVGARLGHCLFYNPEYYLSNPLKILMVWEGGLASHGGTLGILIAIYLFCKKYKYRYLWVLDRLVIVAALTAALIRTGNLFNSEMEGTLTNSTTGIVYARATLDVLTYSEDVSSVSFQKGGEMVSDQAGIVPITAIIEYRRGVKFEMKDKLFVENQLKSTLSRYSEVREHVDFGSGPLIYKNYQKEGKEILEISALGKVRHAAQLYETLYSCILMIVLYWLWKKKREVLPQGFNFALFMIVMWSLRFVDEFFKMNQEAFEEDLVLNMGQILSIPLTLAGFILMIWVYRQDRKMSDFK from the coding sequence ATGAACACATTGAGCTATATAATTTGGACAGTAGATCCATCGATTTTTACAATCCCTGGGATTGATTATTCTCCAAGATGGTATGGAGTTCTTTTCGCACTTGGCTTTCTACTTTCTCAACAAGTCTTTTTTAGGATATTCAAAACAGAAGGTAGGCCAGAAAAAGATGTAGAAAGAATAACCGGATATATGGTATTGGCAACCATCGTTGGAGCAAGATTGGGGCATTGTCTTTTTTATAATCCAGAGTATTACCTATCTAATCCGCTGAAGATTCTGATGGTGTGGGAAGGAGGATTGGCAAGTCATGGAGGGACACTCGGTATTTTAATAGCTATTTATCTTTTCTGCAAAAAGTATAAGTACAGGTACCTCTGGGTTCTAGATAGATTAGTTATTGTGGCGGCACTTACAGCCGCTTTGATACGAACAGGAAATTTGTTTAATTCTGAAATGGAGGGAACGCTAACAAATTCTACTACTGGAATAGTGTATGCTAGAGCAACACTAGACGTACTTACCTACTCTGAGGATGTATCTTCTGTAAGTTTTCAGAAGGGAGGAGAAATGGTAAGTGACCAGGCGGGCATTGTTCCAATTACTGCGATTATTGAGTATCGTAGAGGAGTAAAATTTGAGATGAAGGATAAGCTCTTTGTGGAAAATCAATTAAAAAGCACCCTTAGTCGATATTCTGAAGTTAGGGAGCATGTGGATTTTGGTTCAGGGCCTTTGATCTATAAGAATTATCAAAAGGAGGGTAAGGAAATTCTTGAGATTTCTGCTTTAGGGAAGGTCAGACATGCGGCTCAATTGTATGAGACATTATACAGCTGTATCTTAATGATTGTTCTATACTGGCTATGGAAGAAGAAAAGAGAAGTTCTTCCACAAGGTTTCAATTTCGCACTTTTCATGATAGTGATGTGGTCTTTGAGGTTTGTAGATGAGTTTTTTAAAATGAATCAAGAAGCTTTTGAAGAAGATCTAGTCTTGAATATGGGACAAATTCTCAGTATTCCTTTGACACTGGCAGGATTTATTCTTATGATTTGGGTCTATAGACAAGATCGGAAAATGAGCGACTTTAAATAA
- a CDS encoding T9SS type A sorting domain-containing protein codes for MKALVTAFLFLFAINVLIAQFTSVQAGDWDDCATWGTCPGTTIGTDYPGRNDNVSIGHAVSVNNTLDNSANETQPNDEAVAGVCGCTGTGTTGCVDSPTICNTNAFYHKGTIMVTGGGAFTSTVATVFEGDVEIQNTGSFRLNANSTLFLIGRVDVRDGGSLITNQNLTISGDAIINVESTAVAGVGDDLYLDGDNTFVCGAGTLDLDGPSYFGGARNNSVRHFNSTDNTTTDQICSNTTVTCADGDCCGGECDTDISTDAGAGDGEISPGDGSASPPAVLPVELLSFDWEDEISYISLHWATASELNNEGFDLYKSTNGTDFARIAFIQGGGNSNTILNYDYRDQTPVSGTNYYRLIQRDFDGKSEDLGIIRAFSNTADIFNIYPNPTTEKVTILFGNQFVNTTSKLSLFTISGEVVLSKNLWVETNAVVLDLNLKSGIYLLEADNGTFQQKRRLIIK; via the coding sequence ATGAAAGCCTTAGTTACCGCCTTTTTATTTTTATTCGCAATAAACGTTTTAATAGCTCAATTCACATCGGTTCAAGCGGGTGATTGGGACGACTGTGCTACATGGGGTACCTGTCCAGGGACCACTATAGGCACTGATTATCCAGGAAGAAATGATAATGTAAGTATTGGTCATGCAGTCTCCGTAAATAACACATTGGACAACTCTGCCAACGAAACTCAACCGAATGATGAAGCGGTAGCTGGTGTTTGTGGTTGTACTGGCACTGGTACAACTGGATGTGTTGACAGCCCTACTATCTGTAATACAAATGCCTTTTATCATAAGGGAACCATAATGGTGACAGGTGGTGGTGCTTTTACAAGTACGGTGGCCACTGTTTTTGAAGGAGATGTAGAGATTCAAAACACGGGCTCTTTTAGGCTAAATGCAAACTCAACGCTCTTCCTTATCGGCAGAGTGGATGTTAGAGATGGCGGTTCATTAATTACAAATCAAAACCTTACGATTTCAGGAGACGCCATAATTAACGTAGAATCAACTGCAGTAGCAGGTGTGGGCGATGACCTTTACCTGGATGGGGACAATACATTTGTCTGTGGTGCAGGGACGCTCGACTTAGATGGGCCTAGTTACTTTGGCGGTGCTCGTAATAATTCTGTAAGACATTTTAATTCCACTGATAATACAACTACTGATCAAATTTGCTCAAACACTACTGTGACCTGTGCTGATGGTGATTGCTGCGGTGGAGAATGTGACACTGATATAAGTACAGATGCAGGGGCAGGAGACGGAGAGATTTCTCCTGGAGATGGTTCAGCATCACCGCCAGCAGTTTTACCCGTGGAGTTGCTTTCATTTGACTGGGAGGATGAAATTTCATATATCTCGCTTCACTGGGCCACTGCTAGTGAGCTTAACAACGAGGGGTTTGATTTGTACAAATCCACGAACGGAACAGACTTTGCCCGCATAGCATTTATTCAAGGCGGAGGAAACAGCAACACGATACTTAATTATGATTATAGGGACCAAACACCCGTTTCAGGAACTAATTACTATCGCCTGATTCAGCGAGATTTTGATGGAAAAAGCGAAGATCTTGGAATCATTCGTGCTTTCTCCAATACTGCTGATATCTTTAATATCTATCCAAACCCGACCACTGAGAAAGTAACGATACTTTTTGGTAATCAATTTGTGAATACGACTTCAAAACTTAGTCTATTTACTATTTCGGGAGAAGTTGTCTTAAGCAAAAATTTATGGGTGGAAACTAATGCTGTAGTATTAGATCTTAATTTGAAATCTGGAATTTACCTTCTCGAAGCAGATAATGGGACCTTTCAACAAAAGAGACGACTTATTATAAAATAA
- a CDS encoding M57 family metalloprotease: MKKKTHLKLIVRTTIISTLLFFTFSCTDSEVVYTNEIPQEIIASLEKAGFATEEGLREFRDGYLVETDIYLTRDQIEVLVPNEEGHPTTEQYRTNNLVSGFRTIRVFMDPDFGNFMQNAFDDALARYNALNLRLTFVRTLNQNNSDISIEAFFENSITLGFSAGSPSGGNPARNIGLNTLYYSDVAARPDAATTIAHEIGHAVGFRHTDFMNRAFSCGVVELNNDEGDAGVGANHIPNTPVGPEAGSWMLACSNNTNRPFTNADQIALIDTYAGLVINGNTFVCSGNNTFTLTHVPQGGTVTWQVTPANILNQNTGNGTTAVLTPASNLVSTEATLTFSVVINGVTFNSTKDIWVGKPDVGPDAQFSNDPYGSTGYFCSSHYGNTYSFPDAFEISSHQYRLKNLSGTVLYTSSIRTGRSGTATYTPPAGWYIFQARATNACGTSQWIGTEVEYVDCSIGGGGGDGGEEGEL, encoded by the coding sequence ATGAAGAAAAAAACTCACCTGAAATTAATTGTGAGGACCACAATTATTTCAACATTACTGTTCTTTACATTTTCATGTACGGATTCAGAGGTTGTTTATACAAATGAAATTCCTCAAGAGATCATTGCAAGTCTTGAAAAGGCTGGCTTTGCCACCGAGGAAGGATTGAGAGAGTTCAGAGATGGTTATCTGGTTGAAACAGATATTTATCTAACCAGAGATCAGATCGAAGTACTAGTTCCAAATGAAGAAGGTCATCCGACTACAGAGCAGTATCGAACCAATAACCTGGTTAGTGGATTCAGAACAATTCGAGTATTTATGGATCCAGATTTCGGAAATTTCATGCAAAATGCTTTTGATGATGCACTGGCCCGATACAATGCGTTGAACCTCCGTCTTACTTTTGTGAGGACGCTTAATCAGAACAATAGTGATATTTCCATTGAGGCGTTTTTTGAAAACAGTATTACGCTTGGTTTTAGTGCTGGATCTCCTTCTGGGGGCAACCCAGCCAGAAATATTGGGCTGAATACACTTTACTACAGCGATGTTGCCGCCCGCCCGGATGCTGCTACCACAATTGCCCATGAAATTGGGCACGCTGTTGGATTTAGGCATACAGACTTTATGAACAGGGCGTTCAGTTGCGGTGTTGTCGAGCTAAATAATGATGAAGGCGATGCTGGAGTGGGTGCAAACCATATACCTAATACACCTGTAGGGCCGGAAGCGGGATCCTGGATGCTGGCTTGTAGTAATAATACCAACAGGCCTTTTACTAATGCTGATCAAATCGCTCTTATTGATACTTATGCTGGGTTGGTAATAAATGGAAATACCTTTGTATGTTCAGGCAATAATACTTTTACACTGACTCATGTTCCTCAGGGAGGTACAGTCACATGGCAGGTAACCCCAGCTAATATTTTGAATCAAAATACCGGAAATGGCACAACTGCTGTTTTAACTCCAGCCTCTAACTTGGTCAGTACGGAAGCTACACTTACTTTCAGCGTAGTGATAAATGGAGTCACCTTTAATTCTACCAAGGACATATGGGTAGGAAAGCCAGACGTGGGACCTGATGCCCAGTTCTCCAATGATCCTTATGGTAGCACAGGCTATTTCTGTTCTTCTCATTACGGTAACACCTACTCATTTCCCGATGCTTTTGAAATATCTTCTCATCAATACCGCCTTAAAAATCTCTCGGGAACGGTCTTATATACTTCATCAATTAGAACGGGAAGATCTGGTACTGCGACTTACACCCCACCGGCAGGTTGGTACATTTTTCAAGCGAGAGCAACCAATGCCTGCGGCACCTCTCAATGGATAGGTACAGAGGTAGAATATGTGGATTGTAGTATTGGTGGTGGCGGTGGCGATGGTGGTGAAGAAGGTGAACTTTGA
- the clpB gene encoding ATP-dependent chaperone ClpB produces MNFNNYTIKAQEALQKGTEIASGGGHQVIESGHLLKAILLSDENLISFLIKKIGTTNQMIQAPLDELVANYPQVSGGQPYLSNDAAKALQKAEKYLKDFEDEYVAVEHIILGILAGGDKTSQILKDAGFQEKQLISAVKELRGGERVTDQNAESKYRSLERYSKNLNELAKKGKIDPVIGRDEEIRRILQILARRTKNNPILLGEPGVGKTAIVEGMAQRIVDGDVPENLKSKTIISLDMGLLVAGAKYKGEFEERLKAVIKEVTDSDGEIILFIDEIHTLIGAGGGGEGAMDAANLLKPALARGELHAIGATTLQEYQKYIEKDKALERRFQSIVVDEPSVTDAISILRGIKDKYEIHHGVRVKDDAVIAAVELSNRYIADRFLPDKAIDLMDEAASKLRIEIDSLPEELDELNRKIMQLEIEREAIRREKNRDKEKQLNKELADLEADRNELKAKWDNEKSVIQGLREEKENIEQYKTEAEQAERAGEYEKVAEIRYGKIVESEKKLEEYRNQLVEMQGEKSLLKEEVESEDIAEVVAKWTGIPVSKMLQSDREKLIHLEDELGQRVAGQSEAIQAISDAVRRSRAGLHDPKRPIGSFIFLGTTGVGKTELAKTLAEYLFNDENSMVRIDMSEYQERHAVSRLIGAPPGYVGYDEGGQLTEAVRRKPYSVILLDEIEKAHPDVFNILLQVLDDGRLTDNKGRVANFKNTIIIMTTNIGSSLIQENFEKLDEKNPEPVIEETKNQVFELLKKSVRPEFLNRVDETIMFRPLSQADLQKIVGIQFKLIQQRLEENGIKIEADEKVLQHLGRVGFDPQFGARPLKRVLQREILNELSKEILAGKIAKDSVIGVTLSDNGQVEFLNLDTVELE; encoded by the coding sequence ATGAATTTCAATAATTATACAATCAAAGCACAAGAAGCACTTCAAAAGGGAACTGAAATTGCTTCGGGAGGAGGTCATCAAGTTATTGAAAGTGGGCACCTATTAAAGGCAATTTTATTGTCTGATGAGAACCTTATTTCTTTTTTAATAAAGAAAATAGGAACCACCAACCAAATGATACAAGCACCTCTAGATGAGTTGGTGGCTAATTATCCACAAGTCTCTGGAGGTCAGCCATACCTATCTAATGATGCAGCTAAGGCCCTACAGAAAGCAGAAAAATACTTAAAAGATTTTGAGGATGAATATGTGGCAGTAGAACATATCATTCTGGGAATTTTGGCTGGTGGTGACAAAACAAGTCAAATACTAAAAGATGCTGGCTTTCAGGAAAAACAATTGATTTCTGCAGTAAAGGAGCTTCGGGGAGGTGAAAGGGTGACAGATCAGAATGCAGAATCAAAGTATCGTTCTTTAGAACGTTACTCAAAAAACCTAAATGAACTTGCAAAAAAGGGCAAAATAGACCCTGTAATTGGTAGGGATGAAGAGATTCGAAGGATCCTACAAATTCTCGCCAGAAGAACAAAAAATAACCCAATTCTGCTAGGAGAACCCGGTGTAGGCAAAACGGCAATTGTAGAAGGAATGGCTCAACGAATTGTTGATGGAGACGTTCCAGAAAACTTAAAATCCAAGACCATCATTTCTCTTGATATGGGATTACTCGTTGCGGGAGCAAAGTATAAGGGAGAATTTGAGGAAAGGTTGAAGGCGGTGATCAAAGAAGTAACGGATAGTGATGGCGAAATTATTCTCTTCATTGACGAAATACATACATTGATAGGAGCAGGAGGCGGTGGAGAAGGGGCCATGGATGCTGCCAATCTGCTAAAACCAGCTTTGGCTCGAGGAGAGCTTCATGCAATAGGTGCTACTACGCTACAAGAGTATCAGAAATACATTGAAAAGGATAAGGCACTAGAGCGAAGATTTCAGTCAATTGTAGTAGACGAACCAAGTGTTACAGATGCAATTTCTATTCTTCGAGGAATAAAAGATAAATATGAGATTCATCACGGTGTTCGAGTGAAGGATGATGCGGTGATTGCCGCGGTAGAGCTTTCAAATAGATACATCGCTGATCGCTTTTTACCTGATAAGGCTATTGATTTGATGGACGAGGCGGCTTCAAAACTAAGAATTGAGATTGACTCACTGCCTGAAGAGTTAGATGAGTTGAACCGAAAAATCATGCAACTGGAAATTGAGCGTGAGGCAATTCGTCGTGAAAAAAATAGAGATAAAGAGAAGCAGTTAAACAAAGAGTTAGCTGATCTAGAGGCAGATCGCAATGAGCTGAAAGCAAAATGGGACAATGAAAAATCGGTCATTCAAGGCTTGAGGGAGGAGAAAGAAAATATTGAACAGTATAAAACGGAAGCAGAGCAAGCTGAACGTGCAGGCGAATATGAAAAAGTAGCAGAGATTCGATATGGAAAAATTGTCGAATCTGAAAAAAAACTTGAGGAGTATCGGAACCAGCTAGTAGAGATGCAAGGAGAAAAAAGCCTTTTGAAAGAGGAGGTTGAGTCAGAAGATATTGCAGAGGTAGTAGCAAAATGGACGGGTATTCCTGTCTCTAAAATGCTCCAAAGTGATAGAGAAAAGCTCATTCATTTAGAGGACGAATTAGGTCAAAGAGTAGCGGGTCAGAGTGAAGCCATTCAAGCAATTTCGGATGCAGTGCGAAGAAGTAGAGCAGGCTTGCATGATCCAAAGCGCCCAATAGGATCCTTTATTTTCTTAGGAACAACTGGAGTAGGAAAGACGGAGCTCGCAAAAACATTGGCTGAATACTTATTCAATGATGAGAATTCCATGGTGAGGATAGATATGTCTGAGTATCAAGAGCGCCATGCCGTAAGTAGATTGATAGGAGCGCCTCCGGGTTATGTTGGTTACGATGAAGGAGGACAATTGACTGAAGCAGTACGTAGAAAGCCGTATAGTGTTATTCTTTTGGATGAGATTGAAAAAGCACACCCTGACGTGTTCAATATTTTGCTTCAGGTTCTAGATGATGGAAGGTTAACAGATAATAAGGGACGTGTTGCGAATTTTAAAAACACCATTATCATCATGACGACCAACATTGGTTCTAGCCTTATTCAGGAAAACTTTGAGAAACTAGATGAAAAAAACCCAGAACCTGTGATTGAGGAGACCAAGAATCAAGTATTTGAATTATTGAAGAAATCTGTGAGGCCAGAGTTTTTAAATAGAGTAGACGAAACAATTATGTTCAGGCCATTGAGCCAGGCGGATCTTCAGAAAATTGTTGGAATCCAGTTTAAATTAATTCAGCAAAGGCTTGAGGAAAATGGAATTAAGATTGAGGCAGATGAAAAAGTATTACAGCATTTAGGAAGAGTAGGATTTGATCCTCAGTTTGGAGCGAGACCCCTGAAGAGAGTACTACAACGTGAGATTCTAAATGAGCTTTCTAAGGAAATTTTAGCTGGAAAAATTGCCAAGGATTCAGTGATAGGTGTAACACTTTCTGATAATGGACAAGTGGAATTTCTGAACTTGGATACAGTGGAGCTTGAGTAA
- a CDS encoding WG repeat-containing protein, translating into MKVTQAIFLFFSISVLTSYAQEESKYDYIASFGEHGHSGFAVVRKQEQYGMIDRQGKEVLPLVYEKIFSFGESSTNWAKVRQSGRYGFVDRDGKVAIKPIYDRIYSFGEKNVNWALVLKNGQYGFINRSGEEVVPTAYSNIYSFSTNGSTWAKIEKAGQYGFIDRNGKEIVPPVYQRIGSFGSIGTDWAKVEKSGLVGFLDRSGKLIVPVQYTSISSFGTITSRWSRVEKNGLYGFIDRSGKEVIAPQYERIYSFGNKGASHLALVRKSGLFGFIDKQGNEVVPPIYDRISSFDRQNSNWSLVEKNGKFGFIDKAGKVIVPVELDDLSKSFHELSDHFNSKGTHIGNLGSVKKYWISDFTGNYAIIKSKKTWKLGVLSSDFEVVVPLDHKKIMLDSRGNIHVWK; encoded by the coding sequence ATGAAAGTTACTCAGGCTATTTTTTTATTCTTTTCCATTTCTGTACTTACATCCTACGCTCAGGAGGAATCCAAGTATGATTATATCGCCAGTTTTGGTGAGCATGGTCACAGCGGATTTGCTGTGGTGCGGAAGCAAGAGCAATACGGAATGATAGACCGACAGGGGAAGGAAGTCCTGCCGCTAGTTTATGAGAAAATTTTTTCCTTCGGCGAATCCAGCACAAACTGGGCGAAGGTTCGGCAATCCGGACGTTATGGCTTTGTAGATCGAGATGGAAAGGTGGCGATAAAGCCAATCTATGATCGTATTTATTCTTTTGGAGAAAAGAATGTCAACTGGGCGCTGGTCTTAAAAAATGGGCAGTACGGTTTTATCAATAGATCAGGTGAGGAGGTTGTGCCAACTGCATATTCAAATATTTATTCCTTTAGCACCAATGGGAGCACATGGGCTAAAATAGAGAAGGCAGGCCAGTATGGCTTCATTGATAGGAATGGGAAAGAAATTGTCCCACCTGTATACCAGAGAATCGGGAGCTTTGGATCAATAGGAACAGACTGGGCCAAAGTAGAAAAATCCGGTTTAGTTGGATTCCTAGATCGTTCTGGAAAACTAATCGTCCCCGTTCAGTATACTTCCATTTCCTCTTTCGGAACAATCACAAGCCGATGGTCGCGAGTAGAAAAGAATGGTCTTTATGGCTTCATAGATCGATCAGGTAAAGAGGTTATTGCACCGCAATATGAACGGATTTACAGCTTTGGAAATAAAGGAGCATCACATTTAGCTCTTGTAAGAAAGTCTGGGCTATTTGGGTTTATTGACAAGCAAGGCAATGAAGTTGTCCCACCTATTTATGATAGAATAAGCAGCTTTGACAGACAAAATTCGAACTGGTCTTTGGTAGAGAAGAACGGTAAGTTTGGCTTTATTGATAAAGCAGGAAAAGTAATAGTGCCTGTCGAACTCGACGATCTAAGCAAAAGCTTTCATGAACTGAGTGATCATTTTAATTCCAAAGGGACACATATCGGAAATTTAGGTTCTGTGAAGAAATATTGGATCAGTGATTTTACAGGAAATTACGCCATTATCAAAAGTAAGAAAACATGGAAATTGGGAGTGCTAAGCAGTGATTTTGAAGTTGTTGTGCCATTAGATCATAAAAAAATCATGTTAGACAGTCGAGGGAATATTCACGTTTGGAAGTAG
- a CDS encoding dienelactone hydrolase family protein: protein MKFKSIYTLLIAAITFSCSAPEKEEASESIETPEMNVLGKVTSYTSDTTNMVGYLSLDINDSSKRPGILVVHEWWGHNEYSRLRADMLAELGYVALAVDMYGDGKQAAHPDEAGTFSGMVLGNFDEAKARFEAALETLKNHPNVDSEKIGAIGYCFGGSTVLSMANAGYELDAVAAFHAGLGLPVMPDAGSVKGKVLVANGAADKFITEQQITDYKAAMDAAGADYKFINYEGALHSFTSKAADSLATKFEMPIAYNAAADSASWEEMKLLFKNAF from the coding sequence ATGAAATTTAAATCTATTTACACATTACTGATTGCGGCAATCACATTTTCTTGCTCAGCACCTGAAAAGGAGGAAGCAAGTGAAAGCATTGAAACGCCTGAAATGAACGTGCTCGGAAAGGTAACTTCCTACACAAGCGATACAACCAATATGGTTGGTTACCTTTCATTGGACATTAATGACTCTTCCAAACGTCCTGGAATTCTTGTCGTACATGAGTGGTGGGGCCACAACGAATACTCCAGATTAAGAGCTGACATGCTCGCTGAGCTCGGCTATGTAGCTCTCGCCGTAGATATGTACGGTGACGGAAAGCAAGCAGCCCATCCAGATGAGGCGGGCACTTTTTCGGGTATGGTTCTGGGAAACTTTGATGAAGCAAAAGCTAGGTTTGAAGCAGCTTTAGAAACTTTAAAAAATCACCCCAATGTAGACAGTGAAAAGATTGGTGCCATTGGGTATTGCTTTGGAGGAAGTACTGTTTTGAGTATGGCAAATGCTGGATATGAGCTAGATGCAGTGGCGGCTTTTCATGCTGGACTTGGGCTTCCAGTAATGCCAGATGCAGGATCGGTAAAAGGAAAGGTTCTGGTTGCAAATGGGGCTGCAGACAAGTTTATAACTGAGCAACAAATTACTGACTATAAAGCGGCTATGGATGCAGCAGGAGCAGATTACAAATTCATCAACTATGAAGGTGCCTTGCATTCATTTACCAGTAAGGCTGCTGATTCATTAGCAACAAAGTTCGAAATGCCAATTGCCTACAATGCTGCTGCAGATAGTGCTAGCTGGGAAGAAATGAAGCTTCTTTTTAAAAACGCCTTCTAA